CCGAGTGCCGCCCGTCTGCTCTTGCTCTCGCTTGTAGGCTCCGACGCCGAACGCTCGCTCATAGCCGATTTGCTCGACGCGACATCTGAACGAGTGCGTCAGGCAGCCATCGATGCTCTTGCTCGCACGCCCGAGTCCGCGACACTGCTGATCGAACGTCTCGATCGAAACCCAACCTACTTGCCCGCGGCACTCATCGCGCTGGCCCGCCACAACCAACTCGTCCTTGTCGGCGACAGGTTTGATGCAATCGATGCATGGACACAAGCATTTGGCATGGCCACATCCGCGACGATCAAGGGAGTGCTCGCGCAGCAGATTCTGCGGCGTTTCGAGGTGTTTCTGTCAGAAGAAGACGCTGCCTTGTATCGTGCTTCAGCCGAACCCGGTGGATGAGTGCTCTCGCACATTGCGTGTTACCACACGATCTCTCCTGCAACAATCACACTCTCAACCGGATTCATGCCAAACGAGTGTGCCAGTTCACGTTCATCCTGCAATGAGAGCAGGATCAAATCCGCCCTGCACCCGGCCGCGATTCGCCCGCGATCGGTCAGACCCAGCACGTTCGTTGCATTGACCGTCGCACACGCAATCGCCTCTGATGGTGTGAGCCCAAGATACCGCGTTGCCAGCGCAATGGTCATCGGCATCGATGAACATGGTGCCGATCCCGGATTGCAGTTGGTCGCGATGGCCAGCGCCCCGCCAAGATCGACAAATTGCCGGCCACTGGCGTAGCGCTGATCCAGATGAAACCCCGAGCAGGGCAACATGACGCCATGCGTGCCTGACTCAGCAAGCTCCTGCAACCCCTCGTTCGTCGAAGCCTCGAGATGATCAACGCTGGCAAATCCCCGCTCCACCGCGATCGCTGTCATACCCAAAGCATTGAACTGATCCGCATGCACTCGACACGGATGCCCAAGATCCGCTGCCCGCTCAAACAGCCGCTCGCAATCGCGCACACTCCAGGCACCCTTCTCGCAATAGGCATCAATCGCAAGACCTGGAAACTCGGCATGCACTGCGTCGAGCGTCTCGCAAACCGTTCGCTCGACTGCGTTCGGCTCATCGGGGTCAATCGCATGCCCAATGCATGCCGTCTTGACAACCGTCCCGGGCCACTGGCTTGCTGCAAGGTCGATCGCACGAAGCATCTTGAGTTCGGTGGCCGTGTCCAGACCGTACCCACTCTTGATTTCTATTGTCGTCGTTCCGGTCGCCAGTGCGCAGCGAAGCCTGCCGAGCAGGAGTTCTGCCAGTTCTGCCGTGCTGGCTGCACGCACGGCTCGCACGGTCGACATGATGCCGCCGCCTGCTGCGAGAATGTCGAGATACGTCGCGCCAGCCAGACGCTGCTCCCATTCGCCAACGCGAGAACCAGCCCAGCAAAGGTGCGTGTGACAATCGACAAAACCAGGCATGAGCACACATCCGTCCGCGTTGACTTCGTGATCGCCCGATTGCACACGCAGATTCTCGCCTATTGCTGCGACGCGGCCGCCTTCGCATCGCACATCACACACTACACGCACGCCCAGGTCGCGCAGTGCCCCTCCCCGCCTCGGACCTCCAGGACCATCGAGCGTCAGCACTCGTGCACGACGGATCATGAGCCCGCTCATGATTCCCGCTCCGCAAACGCCGCGAGAAACACAAGCAACAACCGTGCCGCGAGCCGCGCCGTCCGCCCGCCTTCATCGTGTTCCGGATTCAGTTCCATGATGTCGAAACATCGCACACGCTCGCACGCCGCTGCTGCTCGCACCCATCGCTCACACTGCGCCGGAGACCACCCGCACGGATTCATTGCACTCACGCCCGGAGCATGCGCCGCATCGATCACGTCCAGATCAAGACTCACGAAGAGGTCGCCACTCGGCCACGGATCATCGGAATTGCACGGGTCGATGCGACCTCCGTGTGCGGCAAAGTACGCCGCATGTTCGGTCGAGTTTGAAAACACGTCCAGCCCGTGAACGTGCAGCGCACGAACATTGCACTCTTCGATCAGCGCGCGAAATGGCATGCCCGAGCCCGGTTCGGCCCGCACATCAAGATGCGCATCAAAGTACACCCCCGTCATCGGTGGATGCCGCTGCGCAACCGCGCGCACGAACGCAAACGTCAGATCGTGCCCGCCGCCGATCGCTATGGGAAACAGCCCATGATCGAGCAGAGCGCTGGTCGCCAGCGTCACTCGCTCGTGCGTCTCATCGAGCGACCCTCCTGGCACAATATCACCAGCATCGCAGACTCGAGGCCATGAATTCATCGCAGGTTCACGCGCGCCGTACTTCGCAAGTGCCGCTCGCAGTGCCCCGGGGCCCTGCGCTGCACCGGGTCGCCCACCGTTCATCCGCACGCCCATGTCGTCAGGGATTCCGATCAGGGCGATGCGTGCAGAGTCGGTAGGCGTCTCGCGAAGCAGGCTCGCAAAACGCGAACTCGGCGTGTCGGGCCAAACTGCTGGAATCGTATGCGGAATCATATTGACAATCGTAGCGTGTCCGCTCAGGTGCTCATGTGCAAACCGATCATGATGTCATTGACGTTGGTCCCGGTCGGTCCGATGCAGATCAGATCGCCCGAAGCCCCGAGCGCGGTATGGCTATCGTGCTCTCGCAGTGCAATGTCGAACGAAACCCCCGCCATACGCATGCGTTCGACTGTCTGGCCATCGACAATGGCGCCCGCTGCCGGAGTAGGACCATCGATCCCATCGGTTCCAAGCGAAAGAACCGCAAGACCGCGCTGACCCGCGATGACGCCCGCAGCAGCCAGCGCGAGCTCCTGATTGCGACCTCCGACGCCGATTGCCGAACCAACGCTCACAGTCGTCTCGCCCCCAAACACGATCGCCTCGCCCGAACCCAGTGATTTTGTTGCTTCTGCGAGTGTCCTGCCCACCACTGCCGCTTCGCCCTCGACTTTCATCCGTCGCTGCACCACACGCACGCCATGTGATTCAATCGCCCGGCATGCCGCATCAACCGCAACAGCGTTGCTGCCGATAATCTTGTGCGACACCGCACCGAAGATCGAATCGCCAGGCTTTGGCGTCTCCTCGATCTCACCCCGCTGACCCTTCTCAAGCAAGGCAAGCACATTGGGCATATTGATTCCGCGGCGATGCGCCACCTCCATCGCATTCTCAAATGTCGAAGGATCTGGCGCGAAAGGCCCTGACGAAATCACGTCCAGCCGATCGCCAAGCACATCCGAAAGCACAAGCACGTCAATTGCCGAGGCCCCGCGCTCGATCAGCGACCGAGCAAGTTGACCTCCCTTGATCTGTTCGCAATGTTTGCGCACAGCATTGACTTCGCCGATCGTCGCCCCGCTGCGCAGCAGACTCGAAGTCAGCATCGCAATATCCGCAAGCACCAGAGGCTCACGAGGACACGCGAGTTGCGCCGACCCCCCTCCCGACACAAGAGCAAGAACCCTCGCACCAGGCTCTATCGACGCGCAGAACACCATCATCGCGTTCGCCGCGTCGATGTTGCGTTGTGTCGGGATCGGATGATCGGCTGCGACAACAGTCAGCCTCGGATCCCGCACCGTATCGAGATCTTCAGGACGAGTGATGACAAACCCGCGTACCCGCGGCGAAGCTATTCGCAACATCGCTTCACGAACCATGGCGGCCGAAGCCTTGCCAAAGGCAATGACAATGTGGCTACCGTCGCAATTGTCATCCCACGCGTTTGCCACTGCTCGCGCCGGATCCGCCGCTGCCAACACCGCGGGCTGGACAACTTGACTGAGGATTGTGCGTGCCACGTCCATCACGGCTGAATATAGACAACCGGAACTGGAAGCGTTACTCGTTGCCCATCTCGTACGACATCAAGGCGAAGCACCCCCGACCTCGCAACGCGCGCCCTCAACGCCCCTGCCGTCAGAGCTCCGCCCGTCATTCCGTCGATCGCATAAACCCGTTCTCCTGACTCAAGACCCACCTGCCACGCGGGCAGCCCCGGCTCAACCGACCGCACCACCCACGACTCGGCCTGCGGATGCAGGATCGCGCCGATTCCGCGCATCGGATCCATCTTCACGCTTCGATAGGCCGCGTCATGAATCCACACACACCGGTCAGCAAAATCGAAGGTCAGCACCCCCAGCTCGCACAGCACGCGCTGCCCGACGCGCGCAGGACCACTGCTCGCGTGCACAATCGGCTCGTGAAACTCCACCCGGCCAATGCTGGCCGAACCATCGAGTCGCTCACTGCTGCGCACACGCATCCCATCTATCTGAATGACACCTCGCTGCACCCCGAGCCCTGGCAACAGCGAAATCCCTTCGAGTGGCAACGACCACGCACCGTTGCCAGCCGTATCGAGAATGACCTCAATCGCCCGACCTGCAACCACCGCCTCGATTCGTGCTACCGCGCCCGAGGCAAGCCCAATCCTGACCGCACCCACAGGCACATCGCCGCCAACGGTTACCTCAGAATGTTCGTAGTCGATCGTCACGCGTGATTCGAACGCACTCATCGCGATAATTCCATCAACATCGCGCCCGAGGTGCGAGATATCGAGCACCATCGCGCTGAAATCACGCACGACAAGCCCCCCGAACGCCAGCTCTCTCATCGCTACCGCCTGAGTTGCCCGAGTTGTACTGCCATCTGCAGCGACAATGAGCCGCTCGTCATGCCGCGTGCTCAGCCCAAGTCGATTCACCACATCGGGCGAGATCACACTCACCGAAGCCCCCGAATCGAGCAGCAAGATCAGTTCTTCACCACTCGCAGTCCGTGCTTCAAGCAAAATCCCATCTTCGAACTGCACTATGGGCAGACTCACTCGGCCCGCAACTTCGCGCCGCGTCTGCGACTGACACGCAATCATCAGAGAACACGCAAGAAGCACTCCAAGCGTCCGAACCCAACTCATCATGCGCAAAGAATAGGGCTGCGATCATCACGACCGCAGCCCCTTGCACTTCTCACCAGGCGCTCAGTTGTTGAACATTCCGAGTTGCCACATCATGAACAGACGTTGATCAACAACATCGCGCACACGCAAATGAAGCGGCTTGCCGGCACCATGCCCCGCTTCATAATCGACCCACAACAGCACGGGCGCCTCAGCCGGATCCGACACCGTCGCTGCCTGCATGGCTGCCGCCATCTTGCGAGCATGCATCGGATGCACTCGAGAATCATTCTCCCCCGCAGTAATCAGCATCGCGGGATATCTGGTGCCCGACTTGATGTTCTGATACGGCGAATACTTCAAGATGAACTTGAACTGATCCGCATCTTCAGCACTGCCATACTCCGGAATCCAGTAGCGCGCCATCAGGAAATCCTGATACCGCACCATGTCAAGCAGCGGCACCGCCGAAATCGCCGCCGCGAACAACTCCGGCCTCTGCATCACCACCGCACCAGTCAGAAGCCCCCCGTTCGAACCCCCAGCAATGCCCAGCCGCTCAGGTTTCGTATACCCATTCTGCACCAACCATTCCGCTGCTGCAATGAAGTCATCAAACACATTTTGCTTGTGCTCCAGCATGCCCGCACGATGCCACGACTGCCCATACTCGCCGCCGCCGCGAAGGTTCGCAACCGCAAAGACTCCCCCAGCTTCAAACCACGGAAAATACGTAGCACTGAACGAAGGCGTCATCGGAATATTGAACCCGCCATACCCGTACAGAATCGTCGGGTTGTTGCCATCAAGCGCGATACCAGTCTGATGAATGATGAACATCGACACCGGCGTGCCGTCCTTCGACGTATACCACACCTGCTTGACTTCAACCAGCGACGGATCAACCGGAACATCCGGCCTCTCCCACAGCGTTCGCGCGTTCGTCGCCAGATCAACGTGATAAATCGACTGCGGCTCGTTATAACTTGTAAAGGTCAAAAACGCCTCAGTCCGATCTTCGCTCGTCGACAAACTCGCCGTCCCCACGCCCGGCAACTCCACCACCCCGAGGTTCCGCCCATCGAACGCAAACCGCTCGATACTCGTCTGCGCATTGACCAGATACTGCACCGCCAGCATCCCCCGCGCCGCCGACACACTCTGAATCACCTTCTTGTCATCATGCGCGACCACCGTCTTCCACGCCGAAGGCCCCGGATTGTTCAGATCCACCGCAACAACCCGACCATTTGACGCGTCGAGTGTCGTCCGCAGAAACAACGTGTCACCAACAATCGGACCCCACCCGGCCGCCCCAGTGTTGATCGTGTCAACGAGAATCGGAATCAGATTCTTCTCGCCCGTGCGCTCCCAGTGCTTCAGATCCATCGCCCAAAGATCGTTCGAACGAGTCGCAGTGTAATACCCGACGATCAGCCAGCGCCCGTCCTCGCTCGGATACCCGAACGCACCCCACGTCTTGGCCACATCATCAATCTGCTTGGCCGTGTACCGACCCGCCGAGCGATACATCTCCACAAAGTCCCGCTGCGAAAACAATGTCGCGTCCTCGCGCCAATGCTTGCCAACTTCGTGAATCTTGATCTGTCCCGAATACGGATCCGCAGTGCTTTCGAGATTGCCATACACAAACCGCCGCCCGTCCGCGAGCCAGTCAGGCGCACGCACCTTGCCCGGAATCTCGTCGGCCAAAAGCGCACGCCGCTCAACATCCATCAAATACAGCGTCGAGTTCTCGTCACCCGCTCGATACATCCCAAACGCCAGCAGCCGCCCATCATCACTCGGGCTGAACCACGACAATGTCAGCAGTCCGCTTGCATCCATTGTGTTCGGGTTGATCAACTCCACCGGCTCGGCGTCGATCCCGTGCCGAACATACAGCACCGCCTGCGCCTGCGTCCCCTCGCGCTTGGTATAAAAATACCGCTCGCCAGCCATCGCAGGCGCGCCCACGCTCCCGACCTCCATCAGTTGCTGCATGCGCGCTTCCAGCTGCGCCCGTCCCGGAAGAGCATCGAGCACCGATCGCGTGTACGCGTTCTGCTCATGCGTCCACGCTGTCACAGCCTCGGTCGGCAGACCCATGCGCGCCGGATCCGCGTTGTCTCCTTCGAGCCATCTGTACTCGTCCACGATTTCCACGCCATGAAGCGTGTCACGCACGACCGTCTTGCTCGTCTGAGGCGGACCAGCCAGGACCGATGCCCCACCAAACGCCAACACGAAAACAAGCGACGACCTGAGCATGCCCATTCCTTTCTCGATCGAAACTTCAGCGCGACCCACTTTTCCCTTCCATCTCATCATTGCACCAGACCCTTGGTCAACCGCATAAATGCAGTCTCCAGGTTGACCGGCTCCTCCGTAAACTGCGTCAAACGATAGCCATGGTTGATCAGAATGTTCGGCAGATCCGTAAACGACCTCCCGCCCGTCTGGTTGTATTCCACATGCATCATGCGGCCGTTGCCCCCGCCAGCCGCTGTGCCGTCGCCCGCCACGATCCGTACCTTCTCAACCCCCGCAACCTTCGACACAAGTTCTGCCGCTTCATCGAGCCGATTCTCGACCGCAAGGTGTATCACATGCCCGACCTTGGCACGCCGCAGGATCTCCGCCACCGACCCGCTGAACAGCAGTTGCCCTCGTTCGATGATGCCGACGACGTTGCACAGTTCAGCCAGCTCATGCAGAATGTGGCTCGAAATCAGAATCGTCTTGCCCATCCGCTTGAGTTCCTTGAGCAACTCGCGAATCTCGATGCGCGCCCGAGGGTCAAGCCCCGACGCCGGCTCATCCATCAACAGCACCTTGGGGTCATGAAGCAGCACGCGAGCGATACTCAACCGCTGCTGCATACCCCGGCTCAACGAGTTTACTTCCGCCGTCGCCTTATAGCCCAGATCCGTCAGTTCCAGCACATCCTTGACAACCTTGCGCCGCTGTTCGCCATGAATGTTGTACGCCGCTGCGAAAAACTCAAGATACTCCGTCACCACCATGTCTTCATACGCGCCCATAAAGTCAGGCACGTATCCAATCAGAGGCCTGATCTGGCGATTCTGATAGCCAACCGTCAGACCCGCAATCTGCGCCTGCCCGCTCGAAGGCTTGAGCAGGGTCGCCAGGATCTTGATCGTCGTCGTCTTTCCCGCGCCATTAGGACCTATGAACCCATAGCAATCACCCTCTTCAATCGAGAGGTTCAGATTGTCCAGCGCAACAAGCTCCGCGTACCGCTTCGTCAGGTTGATCGTTTCAATCATTGGCACAACAACAAACTCCTCGAAGTATCAACCCGCTTCGCCAGATGCACGAATGCGCGGCGGATTCGGCTCCAGCGGATACACCCACATCAGCAGCGTCCGCCCCTCGCTCGGCACACGCTGCCCATCGAGCATCACCGGCACCAACGATGTCTCGCTCCGCCCCGATTCCTGAATCTGCCCGATCACCATCACGCTCGGCTGCGTAAACCACATGCCAAGGTCAAACCCGTGCGTCAGCGATCGCCGGGCGAGTCGATCGCCCACACCCGCCCCCGTCCCCTCAAAACGCGGCGGCTCGAGCTGCGAAAACAACGCCAGCGACTTAAGCCGCTCCGGGAACCGTCGCGAATCGGGGCGTGTTGTTCCCGTCGCCGCGATCCGCTCGCCTTCGAGCAACTGTTGAAGATAAACAAACGCCAACTGCCGCCTCTGCACCGCGTCCGACTCGCCACGCCGTGTCACATCGGGCATCAGCAACCTCGAGTTCGGTGCCCAAGGCCCTGCCAGTTCATACGCAAACACATTGCCCGTCAACTGCCTCCCCGGTCGTCCGCCATCGATGAGCGATACCTGACCGCGATTGACCAGAATCACCACATCTTCGAGTGCAGCCGGCAGTCCGTGGGCGATGGAGCCCTCAATCTCGTAATTCAGCCGCACACCCGAAGCATCAAACTCATCTTCGCCCACAAGTCGCAGCCGGGGCTCTGAGAGATCGCCAGGCTCGCCGATCGGTTCCGGAAGCCGCCAATCTGTCCGCCCCGCCCACTCGACCGCAATCTCCTTGACCGTCGAACGCGCCGGAAACATCAACTGACTTGGCGCACGCGCTTCCACGCGATACGGCCGATTGTCCGGGAACCTCGCCAGACCAACCGAACTCCCCGAAGCCTCGAACGGACTCATCAAGTTCGAGTCGCGTGCACCTTCGACCTGCGCGAGCCCGACCACACCGTCGCCGTAGTATGGCACGAGCATCGCCATCCACGACCGCGCACGCTGCACCTCCTGCCCATGCACCGCCATGGCGATTGTCACATGGCGCACCACCGCACGCTGCGGCCTTGCAAGCGACGCGCCCGCCCACGCCACACCTGTGAACAACACAATCGAACCAGCGAACGCAAGCCACGCGTGCTGCTTCAGACCGCGCTTGCTCAGCAGCATGTACCCGATCGGACCCGCCACCAGCCAGTACGCTACAAAGACCAGCACCCCAAGCCCCACCCCAAACGCCGCTGTCCCCGTCTTGGCGATCTGCTCAGGCACATCAATGTCGAGCGGCACAAACGATCGCGTCTCCATCCGCACACCCGGTGCCAGCGTGCCTGACGCCGCGATCTGATCCGACGTATTAAGTTCTCCGCGCCGACCCAGCACGCGATGCCAGAAGATCTCAGCGCGTGGCAATCCCAAGTTCCGCAACCCCGCAGAACCAAGATCAATCCCGATCACTGTCACCGCACCACAGCCGATCAACCTCCGAATCACCACACACTCGTTGTCCGGCCCAACAAGAATCGGCATCGCCTCATGCGCAAGTGCATCTGCAGAAGCCCGAAATGTGCGCACCAACGCAGAACTCGGCAGCACCGCTTCCTTGTCATACGTCAGCAGTGCCCGATACTGATTCAGGTCCACACCCTCACGTGTGATCGGAGGATCGATCCGAGGCATCAGGCTCGCCAGCGGATTGCCCGCAGCGCTGAACCACTCC
This is a stretch of genomic DNA from Phycisphaeraceae bacterium. It encodes these proteins:
- the hutI gene encoding imidazolonepropionase is translated as MSGLMIRRARVLTLDGPGGPRRGGALRDLGVRVVCDVRCEGGRVAAIGENLRVQSGDHEVNADGCVLMPGFVDCHTHLCWAGSRVGEWEQRLAGATYLDILAAGGGIMSTVRAVRAASTAELAELLLGRLRCALATGTTTIEIKSGYGLDTATELKMLRAIDLAASQWPGTVVKTACIGHAIDPDEPNAVERTVCETLDAVHAEFPGLAIDAYCEKGAWSVRDCERLFERAADLGHPCRVHADQFNALGMTAIAVERGFASVDHLEASTNEGLQELAESGTHGVMLPCSGFHLDQRYASGRQFVDLGGALAIATNCNPGSAPCSSMPMTIALATRYLGLTPSEAIACATVNATNVLGLTDRGRIAAGCRADLILLSLQDERELAHSFGMNPVESVIVAGEIVW
- a CDS encoding formimidoylglutamase, whose amino-acid sequence is MIPHTIPAVWPDTPSSRFASLLRETPTDSARIALIGIPDDMGVRMNGGRPGAAQGPGALRAALAKYGAREPAMNSWPRVCDAGDIVPGGSLDETHERVTLATSALLDHGLFPIAIGGGHDLTFAFVRAVAQRHPPMTGVYFDAHLDVRAEPGSGMPFRALIEECNVRALHVHGLDVFSNSTEHAAYFAAHGGRIDPCNSDDPWPSGDLFVSLDLDVIDAAHAPGVSAMNPCGWSPAQCERWVRAAAACERVRCFDIMELNPEHDEGGRTARLAARLLLVFLAAFAERES
- a CDS encoding DUF4147 domain-containing protein, which gives rise to MARTILSQVVQPAVLAAADPARAVANAWDDNCDGSHIVIAFGKASAAMVREAMLRIASPRVRGFVITRPEDLDTVRDPRLTVVAADHPIPTQRNIDAANAMMVFCASIEPGARVLALVSGGGSAQLACPREPLVLADIAMLTSSLLRSGATIGEVNAVRKHCEQIKGGQLARSLIERGASAIDVLVLSDVLGDRLDVISSGPFAPDPSTFENAMEVAHRRGINMPNVLALLEKGQRGEIEETPKPGDSIFGAVSHKIIGSNAVAVDAACRAIESHGVRVVQRRMKVEGEAAVVGRTLAEATKSLGSGEAIVFGGETTVSVGSAIGVGGRNQELALAAAGVIAGQRGLAVLSLGTDGIDGPTPAAGAIVDGQTVERMRMAGVSFDIALREHDSHTALGASGDLICIGPTGTNVNDIMIGLHMST
- a CDS encoding aspartyl protease family protein yields the protein MMSWVRTLGVLLACSLMIACQSQTRREVAGRVSLPIVQFEDGILLEARTASGEELILLLDSGASVSVISPDVVNRLGLSTRHDERLIVAADGSTTRATQAVAMRELAFGGLVVRDFSAMVLDISHLGRDVDGIIAMSAFESRVTIDYEHSEVTVGGDVPVGAVRIGLASGAVARIEAVVAGRAIEVILDTAGNGAWSLPLEGISLLPGLGVQRGVIQIDGMRVRSSERLDGSASIGRVEFHEPIVHASSGPARVGQRVLCELGVLTFDFADRCVWIHDAAYRSVKMDPMRGIGAILHPQAESWVVRSVEPGLPAWQVGLESGERVYAIDGMTGGALTAGALRARVARSGVLRLDVVRDGQRVTLPVPVVYIQP
- a CDS encoding S9 family peptidase — translated: MMRWKGKVGRAEVSIEKGMGMLRSSLVFVLAFGGASVLAGPPQTSKTVVRDTLHGVEIVDEYRWLEGDNADPARMGLPTEAVTAWTHEQNAYTRSVLDALPGRAQLEARMQQLMEVGSVGAPAMAGERYFYTKREGTQAQAVLYVRHGIDAEPVELINPNTMDASGLLTLSWFSPSDDGRLLAFGMYRAGDENSTLYLMDVERRALLADEIPGKVRAPDWLADGRRFVYGNLESTADPYSGQIKIHEVGKHWREDATLFSQRDFVEMYRSAGRYTAKQIDDVAKTWGAFGYPSEDGRWLIVGYYTATRSNDLWAMDLKHWERTGEKNLIPILVDTINTGAAGWGPIVGDTLFLRTTLDASNGRVVAVDLNNPGPSAWKTVVAHDDKKVIQSVSAARGMLAVQYLVNAQTSIERFAFDGRNLGVVELPGVGTASLSTSEDRTEAFLTFTSYNEPQSIYHVDLATNARTLWERPDVPVDPSLVEVKQVWYTSKDGTPVSMFIIHQTGIALDGNNPTILYGYGGFNIPMTPSFSATYFPWFEAGGVFAVANLRGGGEYGQSWHRAGMLEHKQNVFDDFIAAAEWLVQNGYTKPERLGIAGGSNGGLLTGAVVMQRPELFAAAISAVPLLDMVRYQDFLMARYWIPEYGSAEDADQFKFILKYSPYQNIKSGTRYPAMLITAGENDSRVHPMHARKMAAAMQAATVSDPAEAPVLLWVDYEAGHGAGKPLHLRVRDVVDQRLFMMWQLGMFNN
- a CDS encoding ABC transporter ATP-binding protein, producing MIETINLTKRYAELVALDNLNLSIEEGDCYGFIGPNGAGKTTTIKILATLLKPSSGQAQIAGLTVGYQNRQIRPLIGYVPDFMGAYEDMVVTEYLEFFAAAYNIHGEQRRKVVKDVLELTDLGYKATAEVNSLSRGMQQRLSIARVLLHDPKVLLMDEPASGLDPRARIEIRELLKELKRMGKTILISSHILHELAELCNVVGIIERGQLLFSGSVAEILRRAKVGHVIHLAVENRLDEAAELVSKVAGVEKVRIVAGDGTAAGGGNGRMMHVEYNQTGGRSFTDLPNILINHGYRLTQFTEEPVNLETAFMRLTKGLVQ